One window of Esox lucius isolate fEsoLuc1 chromosome 25, fEsoLuc1.pri, whole genome shotgun sequence genomic DNA carries:
- the sh3d19 gene encoding SH3 domain-containing protein 19 isoform X3 codes for MRLCYSQGPLSSIRAAIKRTRTSSPSEQTRERRRPEITILSAEPLATNTWFPGASGGFTAPPLPPTQPSWGGSKQTGSQPPPSYDQVIKEKTQEVVVTPTAAPRRSITTTIATQTDPVEDEPAAGPECTAPPSEPVETRRASVKVIPAKPPRPSLPKPLQSDFTPGTAVSGLVLEGPAATTTTDSADQTDPRSAVAQHGPAISSCSASRAPSHLSSVSVEWDVPIKPSEPSSVTTDSSEPKLPLFAEPAPTERPTPLPRLKSRKQPVTDEVKVQTLVRVSDNGSGSVADASGEAPPPGKYLQELLDVFYPEGRCYQNSDSSDYQTPTDGSGQSCEESDEDGNMATLQSQRNIRARIQAFESQEGSEDPGFKRPEPQPRNTQFKPPVGAAKPAPALAPKPSIKRPGNIYQEASSMFSDNSIPSKPIPAPRPVLPRKPSFVVTSEPESEAQPPCETANLSRSRLSIAERAKKLFPQEVDEPRMVPPNPPEKPRKEPLGVNLNLNNHNSASIPIEANAENEYMDDPFIKPVRNPVGGDASFSRQSVTRRPTTIRVPSKGNLLDDVLENPPPLPAQMPVGSLLPTVTRMQSFSTRAPAQDPFDSEPPLVLPSRPGGAKSFLPRSVSFNSEPVPGLPPRPGGAMIFPARSVSFDPEPVPGLPPRPGGAKVLPPRPPPAKVGPGRPPPPRIDSPRQSPSFRRDPVSLPVPSAKQAQKPKKKGPILPPRPNPGHRLYNTYTLGLPHGIAEFDYNGRETGELSFQKNEVLLLVEQLDSKTFQCQVGDIQGRVQKSYMKIITPLASGPAKPAAQNTSPVGSRRDRSSLQVQALHDFSPEGPGELGLRVGDVVTDVEQVDREWYRGSCRGSSGFFPVTYVKVLLNAPTPTSKKKSGRPSGPTSGPRCLARFDFEGEQGDELTFNEGDVIQLKEYLDEEWARGQMGTQMGIFPLNFVEVIEDLPPPPQLQRRQSAPTRVALPGLASSTKTHEATKPVQSLSSGGVEWAVALYDYEGETAEDLSFQLGDRILVTQHLDAEWCSGRLNGREGLFPSSYVEMSSGHSPVLDKQGVTNGRGSCGKALYDFTAECDEELSMKAGDIITDLESIDDEWFLGRLRGKQALVPKNYVQVLT; via the exons ATGCGTCTTTGTTACAG CCAAGGACCCCTATCCTCGATACGAGCCGCTATCAAGAGAA CGAGAACCAGCTCCCCAAGTGAACAGACAAGAGAGAGAAG ACGTCCAGAGATCACCATACTCTCCGCTGAGCCGCTTGCCACCAACACCTGGTTCCCAGGGGCTTCTGGGGGATTTACAGCACCGCCGCTGCCTCCCACACAGCCCAGCTGGGGAGGGAgcaaacagacaggcagccag CCCCCGCCATCCTATGACCAGGTGATTAAAGAGAAGACCCAGGAGGTCGTTGTCACGCCGACTGCTGCCCCCCGGAGGTCCATCACTACAACCATCGCCACCCAGACGGACCCGGTGGAGGACGAACCTGCCGCTGGTCCCGAATGCACTGCGCCGCCTTCAGAGCCAGTTGAGACGAGACGAGCTTCAG TGAAAGTAATACCGGCCAAGCCGCCAAGGCCGTCCTTGCCTAAGCCTTTGCAAAGTGATTTTACCCCTGGAACAGCCGTGTCTGGCCTCGTCCTAGAAGGCCCagcagccacaacaaccactgaTTCAGCCGACCAAACTGACCCCAGGTCAGCCGTAGCGCAACACGGCCCCGCGATATCCAGCTGTTCAGCCTCACGCGCCCCGTCTCACTTGTCTTCGGTTTCTGTAGAATGGGACGTGCCAATAAAACCCTCTGAACCCAGTTCAGTTACTACGGACTCCTCAGAACCCAAACTTCCCCTCTTCGCGGAGCCAGCACCCACCGAACGCCCTACCCCACTTCCACGTTTAAAATCCCGCAAACAGCCAGTCACAGACGAGGTCAAGGTACAGACTCTGGTCAGGGTTAGTGATAATGGTTCTGGCTCTGTAGCTGACGCATCGGGCGAGGCTCCTCCCCCAGGGAAGTACCTACAGGAACTATTGGACGTGTTTTATCCCGAGGGCCGATGCTACCAGAATAGTGACTCTAGCGACTACCAGACACCAACCGACGGGAGCGGACAAAGCTGCGAGGAAAGTGACGAGGACGGCAACATGGCCACCCTGCAGAGCCAGCGTAACATCCGGGCCCGGATCCAGGCGTTCGAGAGCCAGGAGGGCAGTGAGGATCCAGGGTTCAAACGACCAGAGCCTCAACCTAGAAACACGCAGTTCAAGCCCCCCGTGGGGGCAGCCAAACCAGCCCCGGCCCTCGCCCCCAAGCCCTCGATTAAAAGACCTGGAAATATCTACCAGGAGGCAAGCTCCATGTTCTCCGACAACTCCATTCCCTCCAAACCGATCCCAGCACCCAGACCAGTGCTCCCTAGAAAACCCAGTTTTGTAGTCACCAGTGAACCAGAATCAGAGGCTCAGCCCCCCTGTGAGACAGCCAACCTGTCCCGGTCCCGGCTCTCCATAGCAGAAAGAGCCAAGAAACTTTTCCCCCAAGAGGTGGATGAACCCAGAATGGTACCACCTAACCCTCCGGAAAAGCCTCGCAAGGAGCCGCTGGGTGTCAACCTAAATCTCAACAACCACAACTCGGCCTCAATCCCCATAGAGGCCAATGCAGAGAACGAGTACATGGACGACCCCTTTA TCAAGCCAGTCCGTAATCCCGTGGGCGGCGACGCCTCCTTCAGCCGGCAGAGCGTAACCAGGAGGCCCACCACCATCAGAGTGCCCAGTAAAGGCAACC tgctCGACGATGTCCTGGagaaccccccacccctccctgcACAGATGCCCGTGGGTTCTCTTCTGCCGACTGTGACCCGGATGCAAAGCTTTTCAACCCGAGCTCCCGCACAG GACCCCTTTGATTCTGAGCCCCCACTGGTCCTCCCTTCTCG GCCTGGTGGCGCCAAGTCCTTCCTCCCTCGCTCAGTGTCCTTTAATAGTGAGCCTGTTCCGGGACTACCCCCTCG GCCAGGTGGTGCTATGATCTTCCCCGCCCGCTCAGTGTCCTTTGATCCTGAGCCTGTTCCGGGCCTGCCCCCTCG GCCTGGTGGGGCTAAGGTTCTCCCCCCTCGCCCCCCTCCAGCTAAAGTTGGCCCCGGGAGGCCGCCCCCACCCCGGATAGACAGCCCGCGTCAGTCCCCCTCCTTCCGGAGAGACCCGGTTTCATTGCCTGTTCCATCAGCCAAGCAGGCTCAGAAGCCCAAGAAGAAGGGACCGATCCTGCCTCCAAGGCCCAACCCCGGCCACCGTCTTTACAACACGTATACG CTTGGACTTCCTCATGGGATTGCAGAGTTTGACTACAACGGGAGAGAAACTGGGGAACTCTCATTCCAG AAAAATGAGGTGCTGCTGTTAGTCGAGCAGCTTGactccaaaacatttcagtgccaGGTAGGAGACATCCAGGGCAGAGTTCAAAAGTCCTACATGAAGATCATCACTCCTCTCGCCAGCGGCCCGGCCAAACCGGCGGCACAG AATACCAGCCCAGTTGGGTCTCGTAGAGACAGAAGTAGTCTTCAGGTCCAAGCCCTCCATGATTTCAGCCCCG AGGGTCCAGGGGAGCTGGGTCTGAGAGTGGGGGATGTGGTGACCGATGTGGAGCAGGTAGACCGTGAGTGGTACCGAGGTTCCTGTAGAGGCTCTTCTGGCTTTTTCCCGGTCACCTATGTCAAAGTCCTG CTGAATGCCCCAACACCCACTAGTAAGAAGAAGTCCGGCCGACCTTCAGGACCGACTAGCGGGCCACGGTGTTTGGCACGGTTCGACTTCGAGGGGGAGCAGGGTGACGAGTTGACCTTCAATGAGGGGGACGTGATCCAGCTGAAGGAGTACCTGGACGAGGAGTGGGCAAGGGGACAGATGGGGACCCAAATGGGAATCTTCCCTCTAAACTTTGTGGAGGTCATCGAGGACCTCCCCCCGCCTCCACAGCTACAACGACGGCAGTCGGCCCCCACCAGGGTGGCCCTTCCTG GCCTGGCTTCTTCCACGAAGACCCACGAGGCCACCAAACCGGTCCAG TCACTCTCGTCAGGCGGCGTGGAGTGGGCCGTGGCGCTGTACGACTACGAAGGCGAGACGGCGGAGGACCTGTCCTTCCAACTGGGCGACCGTATCCTGGTGACACAGCACCTAGACGCCGAGTGGTGCTCTGGCAGGCTCAACGGGAGAGAGGGATTATTCCCGAGCTCCTACGTCGAAATGAGCTCAG GACACTCTCCGGTGTTGGACAAACAGGGAGTCACTAACGGAAGAGGAAGCTGCGGGAAAGCGCTGTACGACTTCACAGCCGAATGTGACGAGGAGCTCTCCATGAAG GCGGGGGACATCATCACCGACTTGGAGTCCATCGATGACGAATGGTTCCTTGGGAGATTGAGGGGAAAGCAGGCCCTGGTGCCGAAAAACTATGTGCAAGTTCTGACATGA